One segment of Panicum virgatum strain AP13 chromosome 3K, P.virgatum_v5, whole genome shotgun sequence DNA contains the following:
- the LOC120701114 gene encoding myosin-M heavy chain-like, whose protein sequence is MADAEETPKPELRRSKRSKTAQESENDGEEDIDEDPDYDDGEEWISSSEDGSDEDFESEDNQDEEGEDEQEQGEKEEEEEEEEEEEEEEEEEGEDEQEQGEKEEEEEEEEEEEEEEEEEEEKEEEEDLVPISRRLKRMQSATSQAGRVQTATATDSSVGIPTLQPMGSTGSLISRRSRLILPDKLTNGVDGINMVGATDQGCSSRDQKHSNKATSSKAVVGDVKGSSWDFPAPDCDIMKFIVDLTPPQKVSNTQGLDPIADPGSAWTLDGLDDDVYEILEARAIQINEQAKAKHRDVKVAGTTQIIGSTSYAAQEVPREDSSNSNYSGAAVKVAVTPLPLGTTSYAAAPAKHADPTSCNISRATAKVAGTLQAVMTSSTGTPSFSTPEAPRADSSSSKHSGVAAKVAATPSYAAALAKDADPTSSKISRATAKGAGTPQDVGTSSHTAAQAPQAVGDLSITPEYAPPPRREHKLPAALQSPYLNGARKVSFSCSRAVTKTYNAVCMFSGRSTRSKNRNVVIINYLSNYATLGHLVDSVKPGRKLTNTIAEIGIHVINGKKKKGATRWVMPLYITTFLQSQQIYASAVKHAFTKSKNNLNHRQLVWCKANPPTPLCVLPL, encoded by the exons ATGGCTGATGCTGAAGAGACTCCCAAGCCAGAATTGAGAAGATCAAAGCGTAGTAAAACTGCACAAGAATCTGAAAATGATGGCGAAGAAGACATAGACGAAGACCCAGATTATGATGATGGAGAGGAGTGGATTAGCAGCAGCGAGGATGGTTCTGATGAGGATTTTGAGAGTGAAGACAATCAAGATGAAGAAGGGGaagatgaacaagaacaaggcgagaaagaagaagaagaagaagaagaagaagaagaagaagaagaagaagaagaagaaggggaagatgaacaagaacaaggcgagaaagaagaagaagaagaagaagaagaagaagaagaagaagaagaagaagaagaagaagaaaaagaagaagaagaagaccttgtCCCCATTAGTAGACGGTTAAAAAGGATGCAATCAGCCACAAGCCAAGCAGGCAGGGTGCAAACAGCAACAGCTACTGACAGCTCTGTTGGCATTCCTACACTTCAACCAATGGGTAGCACAGGCAGTCTGATCAGCAGGCGTTCCAGATTAATACTGCCAGACAAGCTGACTAATGGAGTGGATGGGATTAATATGGTTGGTGCAACAGATCAAGGTTGCAGTTCTAGGGACCAAAAACATAGTAACAAAGCTACTTCATCGAAGGCGGTTGTTGGTGATGTCAAAGGGAGTTCATGGGATTTCCCCGCCCCCGATTGTGATATTATGAAGTTCATTGTAGATCTCACACCACCTCAGAAAGTATCCAACACACAAGGCCTTGATCCTATAG cagACCCCGGATCTGCGTGGACATTGGATGGGCTGGATGATGATGTGTATGAAATTCTGGAAGCACGGGCTATTCAGATCAATGAGCAAGCAAAGGCCAAGCATAGGGATGTAAAAGTTGCAGGAACAACTCAAATTATCGGGTCAACATCTTATGCTGCACAAGAGGTTCCAAGAGAAGATTCTAGCAATAGCAATTATTCAGGAGCAGCAGTCAAAGTTGCAGTAACACCGCTACCTCTTGGGACAACTTCTtatgcagcagcaccagcaaaaCATGCAGACCCCACCAGCTGCAACATATCAAGAGCAACAGCAAAAGTTGCAGGAACATTGCAAGCTGTCATGACAAGCTCCACCGGGACACCATCTTTTTCTACGCCGGAGGCGCCAAGAGCAGATTCAAGCAGCAGCAAGCATTCAGGAGTAGCGGCAAAAGTTGCAGCAACACCCTCTTATGCAGCAGCACTAGCAAAAGATGCAGATCCCACCAGCAGCAAGATATCAAGAGCAACAGCAAAAGGTGCAGGAACACCACAAGACGTCGGGACAAGCTCTCACACAGCAGCACAGGCACCACAAGCTGTTGGAGATCTTTCCATCACACCAGAGTATGCACCTCCACCAAGAAGAGAGCACAAGCTGCCTGCTGCACTACAGTCCCCTTATCTTAATGGTGCAAGGAAGGTTTCATTCAGCTGCAGTAGAGCCGTGACGAAGACTTATAACGCAGTCTGTATGTTCTCAGGAAGGTCAACGAGGTCCAAGAACAGGAA TGTAGTCATAATCAACTATTTGTCCAACTATGCTACACTGGGACATTTAGTTGATTCAGTTAAACCAGGGAGAAAGCTAACCAACACTATCGCAGAGATTGGCATTCATGTAATTAATGGCAAGAAGAAAAAGGGTGCAACCAGATGGGTCATGCCGCTATACATTACG ACATTCCTGCAAAGTCAACAAATTTACGCCAGCGCGGTCAAACATGCATTCACAAAAAGTAAAAACAATCTAAACCACCGGCAATTGGTATGGTGCAAAGCAaacccccccacccccctctGTGTTCTACCATTGTAA
- the LOC120699947 gene encoding transcription factor HHO2-like — protein sequence MMARKEDHHHRHHLRALAARAVTDSLRAAAPRAATPAERAARFEDCVRSLEAEKAKMEVFSRELPISVQLVADVIEWLKEELAQHRRPAPAPAPELFAPVAPAAAKRKAAPEGAAVKAEADANDKRSWMSSAQLWSCGSHDGSTAGTNGAAAAAKPARKVSGAFMPPALASSPDDAAEKPAALPVPDLTLSSPAMDAACTAAPSATCSAVTDGGAAAQRLLRQRQHQQQQQQQRKGRRCWSPELHRRFVAALQRLGGAQVATPKQIRELMKVDGLTNDEVKSHLQKYRLHTRRASPSSDGGDLQASAGLWAAPEQQYTASQHSTSQSGSPQGPLQLTVSSRALSATAGDSCDGDEVEGGGSESYGFGAQHGTTKASSS from the exons atgatggCGCGGAAGGaggaccaccaccaccgccaccacctgcgcgcgctggcggcgcgggcggtCACGGACTCgctccgcgcggccgcgccgcgcgccgccacgccCGCCGAGCGCGCCGCGCGCTTCGAGGACTGCGTGCGGAGCCTCGAGGCCGAGAAGGCCAAGATGGAGGTCTTCAGCCGGGAGCTCCCCATCAGCGTCCAGCTCGTCGCCGACG TGATCGAGTGGCTCAAGGAGGAGCTCGCGCAGCACCGccgcccggccccggccccggcgccggAGCTCTTCGCGCCGgtcgccccggcggcggcgaagaggaAGGCGGCGCCGGAGGGGGCAGCCGTCAAGGCGGAGGCCGACGCCAACGACAAGCGGAGCTGGATGAGCTCCGCGCAGCTCTGGAGCTGCGGCAGCCACGACGGCAGCACCGCCGGCACCaatggcgctgccgccgccgccaagcccgCCCGCAAG GTGTCGGGCGCGTTCATGCCACCGGCGTTGGCGAGCTCACCGGACGACGCGGCGGAGAAGCCCGCGGCGTTGCCGGTCCCGGACCTGACCCTCTCGTCCCCGGCGATGGACGCCGCCTGCACGGCCGCCCCGAGCGCCACCTGCAGCGCCGTCACGGACGGGGGCGCCGCGGCGCAGCGCCTGCTGCGCCAGcgccagcaccagcagcagcagcagcagcagaggaaggGCCGGCGGTGCTGGTCgcccgagctccaccgccgGTTCGTCGCCGCGCTCcagcggctcggcggcgcgcaAG TTGCCACGCCGAAGCAGATCAGGGAGCTGATGAAGGTGGACGGGCTGACGAACGACGAGGTGAAGAGCCACCTGCAGAAGTACCGGCTGCACAcgcggcgggcgtcgccgtcgtcggacGGTGGCGACCTCCAGGCATCGGCGGGTCTGTGGGCCGCGCCGGAGCAGCAGTACACGGCGTCACAGCACAGCACGTCGCAGTCGGGGTCGCCCCAGGGCCCCCTGCAGCTGACGGTGTCGAGCCGGGCCTTGTCGGCGACAGCCGGGGACAGCTgcgacggcgacgaggtggagggcggcgggtcCGAGAGCTACGGCTTCGGTGCGCAGCACGGGacgacgaaggcctcgtcgtcCTGA
- the LOC120699948 gene encoding uncharacterized protein LOC120699948 has protein sequence MLVLSSFLQVPEPCRRRHAAARRKPRARASVPRRRAPPLRPALLNPPMAALSSTTHWSAAARRHHRCRGAAPAASPPPATPALTEHTYIHVKDLVQQFKQVQGANCTNQDSATELSEVEPVEPAESVEPEPGVQFAAKPEVNRGAPEVVYGHFYPADPNAGKE, from the exons ATGCTCGTGCTCTCCTCGTTCTTACAAGTTCCcgagccatgccgccgccggcatgctgctgctcgccgcaagccacgcgcacgcgcctctgtgccgcgccgccgagcgcctCCACTCCGCCCGGCCCTGTTGAACCCTCCCATGGCCGCCCTGTCGTCGACCACTCactggagcgccgccgcacgccgccaccaccgctgccgaggtgctgctcccgccgccagCCCTCCCCCGGCCACCCCAGCTCTAACCGAGCACACCTACA TTCACGTGAAGGACCTCGTGCAGCAATTCAAACAAGTCCAGGGGGCTAACTGCACAAACCAAGACTCAG CGACCGAACtgtcggaggtcgaacccgtggagcccgccgagtccgttgagcctgaacccggagtccagtTCGCGGCCAAGCCCGAAGTTAAccgag gtgcgCCGGAAGTGGTGTACGGCCATTTCTACCCTGCCGATCCAAATGCAGGGAaggagtag
- the LOC120699949 gene encoding protein misato homolog 1-like isoform X2 — MREVVTVQVGGFANFVGSHFWNFQDELLGLADDPGADPVFRTAALDMDVLYRAGDSQQGVATYCPRLVSVGSRGSLGSLSSSGTLGSSSAAADQPNVFTWSGNVTKSVAKPHERNLFLQSLSEEEQNTSSSNDQNNAKKSVDDKDLVESLENGVKFWTDYSKVQYHPQSLCELYGSWTDFDKFDNYGTAREVVSEWSQMEELSERLRFFVEECDHIQGIQFIVDDSGGFSSVAAQYLESIADDYTNTPVLLYCVRDPVSHGSPRNQRETVIRSLHDAVSFSKLSSSCNLIVPMGLASLSYLSPLLSIKDEKYFHSSAICAAAIHSLSVPFRLQHVGPASDSAHSSGNLDIGELVHILSDQGRQNMVTALDVAMPAPSLTGLRTIQRSLRSLTPEISDEDEDPYAVESLVFHGALGSGGQRASISQVKDFVCSALEGRETKPKFSHLSVSPCPLPVPLPFPSIFSSSIGQHGEILSNNLPEGMRPKGSLDVVSIPMAARLRSSNAIVPFIERRSASLQKLGMSRGGLGSQVLRDWGFGKEEVEDMGEHLAKMLRPFYPEMDLSSDSD; from the exons ATGAGGGAGGTGGTGACGGTGCAGGTCGGCGGCTTCGCCAACTTCGTCGGCTCCCACTTCTGGAACTTCCAG GATGAGCTGCTCGGGCTCGCCGACGACCCCGGCGCCGACCCGGTGTTCAGGACCGCCGCGCTGGACATGGACGTGCTGTACCGCGCCGGCGATTCGCAACAG GGTGTGGCCACCTACTGCCCCCGTCTGGTATCGGTCGGTTCTCGAG GGTCTCTTGGCTCTTTGAGTTCCTCCGGTACTCTGGGTTCGAGTAGTGCTGCTGCTGATCAGCCTAACGTCTTTACATG GTCCGGAAATGTAACGAAATCAGTGGCAAAACCTCATGAGCGGAACTTGTTTCTGCAAAGTTTATCTGAAGAAGAACAGAACACAAGCTCTAGCAATGACCAAAACAATGCCAAGAAAAGTGTCGACGATAAGGATTTGGTTGAAAGTCTAGAGAATGGAGTCAAATTTTGGACTGATTATTCGAAAGTTCAATATCACCCTCAGAGCTTGTGTGAGTTGTATGGATCATGGACAGACTTTGATAAGTTCGATAACTATGGCACTGCAAGGGAGGTGGTTTCAGAATGGTCTCAAATGGAAGAGTTGAGTGAGAGGCTCAGGTTCTTTGTTGAAGAATGTGACCATATTCAG GGTATCCAGTTTATTGTGGATGATTCAGGAGGTTTTTCCAGTGTAGCTGCACAATATTTGGAGAGCATTGCTGATGATTACACAAATACTCCTGTATTGCTATATTGTGTGAGGGATCCAGTCTCCCATGGGTCGCCCAGAAATCAACGTGAAACTGTCATAAGATCTTTGCATGATGCTGTGTCATTTTCCAAACTTTCATCCTCTTGTAATCTGATCGTACCGATGGGACTGGCTTCGCTAA GTTACTTGTCACCTTTGCTTTCTATAAAGGATGAGAAATACTTCCACTCTAGTGCCATTTGTGCTGCAGCAATACATTCACTATCTGTTCCATTTAGGCTACAACATGTCGGCCCAGCCTCAGATTCAGCACATTCATCTGGTAACCTTGATATTGGTGAGCTTGTGCACATATTATCTGATCAAGGTAGGCAGAACATGGTCACTGCACTGGATGTAGCTATGCCTGCCCCTTCTTTGACAG GTCTGAGGACCATACAGAGGAGCTTGCGCTCTTTGACCCCTGAAATCAGTGATGAGGATGAAGATCCATATGCTGTTGAATCGTTGGTGTTCCATGGAGCTCTGGGTTCAG GCGGGCAAAGGGCTTCCATATCACAAGTGAAGGACTTTGTCTGTTCAGCTTTGGAAGGCAGGGAGACAAAACCAAAGTTCTCTCATCTCTCAGTATCACCCTGCCCCCTCCCAGTCCCGCTCCCATTCCCATCAATTTTCAGCAGCAGCATAGGCCAACACGGGGAAATCCTCAGCAACAACCTCCCAGAAGGAATGAGGCCAAAGGGCTCACTCGATGTCGTCTCAATACCAATGGCTGCACGTCTGAGATCGAGCAACGCCATAGTGCCCTTCATCGAGAGGCGATCAGCAAGTCTTCAGAAGCTTGGGATGTCCAGGGGCGGGCTGGGCTCCCAGGTCCTCCGTGACTGGGGCTTCGGGAAGGAGGAGGTCGAGGACATGGGGGAGCACCTGGCGAAGATGCTGCGCCCATTTTACCCTGAGATGGACCTATCGTCAGATTCCGACTAG
- the LOC120699949 gene encoding protein misato homolog 1-like isoform X1 yields the protein MREVVTVQVGGFANFVGSHFWNFQDELLGLADDPGADPVFRTAALDMDVLYRAGDSQQGVATYCPRLVSVGSRGSLGSLSSSGTLGSSSAAADQPNVFTWSGNVTKSVAKPHERNLFLQSLSEEEQNTSSSNDQNNAKKSVDDKDLVESLENGVKFWTDYSKVQYHPQSLCELYGSWTDFDKFDNYGTAREVVSEWSQMEELSERLRFFVEECDHIQGIQFIVDDSGGFSSVAAQYLESIADDYTNTPVLLYCVRDPVSHGSPRNQRETVIRSLHDAVSFSKLSSSCNLIVPMGLASLSYLSPLLSIKDEKYFHSSAICAAAIHSLSVPFRLQHVGPASDSAHSSGNLDIGELVHILSDQGRQNMVTALDVAMPAPSLTDRKGLRTIQRSLRSLTPEISDEDEDPYAVESLVFHGALGSGGQRASISQVKDFVCSALEGRETKPKFSHLSVSPCPLPVPLPFPSIFSSSIGQHGEILSNNLPEGMRPKGSLDVVSIPMAARLRSSNAIVPFIERRSASLQKLGMSRGGLGSQVLRDWGFGKEEVEDMGEHLAKMLRPFYPEMDLSSDSD from the exons ATGAGGGAGGTGGTGACGGTGCAGGTCGGCGGCTTCGCCAACTTCGTCGGCTCCCACTTCTGGAACTTCCAG GATGAGCTGCTCGGGCTCGCCGACGACCCCGGCGCCGACCCGGTGTTCAGGACCGCCGCGCTGGACATGGACGTGCTGTACCGCGCCGGCGATTCGCAACAG GGTGTGGCCACCTACTGCCCCCGTCTGGTATCGGTCGGTTCTCGAG GGTCTCTTGGCTCTTTGAGTTCCTCCGGTACTCTGGGTTCGAGTAGTGCTGCTGCTGATCAGCCTAACGTCTTTACATG GTCCGGAAATGTAACGAAATCAGTGGCAAAACCTCATGAGCGGAACTTGTTTCTGCAAAGTTTATCTGAAGAAGAACAGAACACAAGCTCTAGCAATGACCAAAACAATGCCAAGAAAAGTGTCGACGATAAGGATTTGGTTGAAAGTCTAGAGAATGGAGTCAAATTTTGGACTGATTATTCGAAAGTTCAATATCACCCTCAGAGCTTGTGTGAGTTGTATGGATCATGGACAGACTTTGATAAGTTCGATAACTATGGCACTGCAAGGGAGGTGGTTTCAGAATGGTCTCAAATGGAAGAGTTGAGTGAGAGGCTCAGGTTCTTTGTTGAAGAATGTGACCATATTCAG GGTATCCAGTTTATTGTGGATGATTCAGGAGGTTTTTCCAGTGTAGCTGCACAATATTTGGAGAGCATTGCTGATGATTACACAAATACTCCTGTATTGCTATATTGTGTGAGGGATCCAGTCTCCCATGGGTCGCCCAGAAATCAACGTGAAACTGTCATAAGATCTTTGCATGATGCTGTGTCATTTTCCAAACTTTCATCCTCTTGTAATCTGATCGTACCGATGGGACTGGCTTCGCTAA GTTACTTGTCACCTTTGCTTTCTATAAAGGATGAGAAATACTTCCACTCTAGTGCCATTTGTGCTGCAGCAATACATTCACTATCTGTTCCATTTAGGCTACAACATGTCGGCCCAGCCTCAGATTCAGCACATTCATCTGGTAACCTTGATATTGGTGAGCTTGTGCACATATTATCTGATCAAGGTAGGCAGAACATGGTCACTGCACTGGATGTAGCTATGCCTGCCCCTTCTTTGACAG ATAGAAAAGGTCTGAGGACCATACAGAGGAGCTTGCGCTCTTTGACCCCTGAAATCAGTGATGAGGATGAAGATCCATATGCTGTTGAATCGTTGGTGTTCCATGGAGCTCTGGGTTCAG GCGGGCAAAGGGCTTCCATATCACAAGTGAAGGACTTTGTCTGTTCAGCTTTGGAAGGCAGGGAGACAAAACCAAAGTTCTCTCATCTCTCAGTATCACCCTGCCCCCTCCCAGTCCCGCTCCCATTCCCATCAATTTTCAGCAGCAGCATAGGCCAACACGGGGAAATCCTCAGCAACAACCTCCCAGAAGGAATGAGGCCAAAGGGCTCACTCGATGTCGTCTCAATACCAATGGCTGCACGTCTGAGATCGAGCAACGCCATAGTGCCCTTCATCGAGAGGCGATCAGCAAGTCTTCAGAAGCTTGGGATGTCCAGGGGCGGGCTGGGCTCCCAGGTCCTCCGTGACTGGGGCTTCGGGAAGGAGGAGGTCGAGGACATGGGGGAGCACCTGGCGAAGATGCTGCGCCCATTTTACCCTGAGATGGACCTATCGTCAGATTCCGACTAG